The following are encoded in a window of Halosolutus halophilus genomic DNA:
- a CDS encoding TrmB family transcriptional regulator: MDSDELTETLEDAGLSPYQADAFVTLLEFGSASATDVAQASSVPDPRIYDVLRDLEDEGYIETYEQDSLHARAHDPADVLADLRSRATRFETAADEIEDRWSRPDIEDHRVSIVKRLDTVLTQTDELIRSATNQVQIGLTPAQFADLSDALAVATGNGVDVKVCLFPALDGNPELPSVDELSRTCTEARYRDIPSPFLALVDRSWTCFSPHGNSTNEYGVIVNDRTHSYVFHWYFLTCLWEVQETIYSARREEPPLTYVDLRQCLQEVMPLLEDDRKIEATIHGFATDTGREVTRHGTIVDATYAGISASDDRATPLSQLAGQASLTVVDDDESFTVGGWGAMIEDYEAVRITIESIE; encoded by the coding sequence ATGGACAGCGACGAACTCACCGAGACGCTGGAGGACGCCGGCCTCTCGCCGTACCAGGCCGACGCGTTCGTGACGCTGCTGGAGTTCGGGTCGGCGTCGGCGACCGACGTCGCACAGGCCAGTTCGGTGCCCGACCCGCGAATCTACGACGTGCTGCGTGACCTCGAGGACGAGGGGTACATCGAAACCTACGAACAGGACAGCCTGCACGCACGGGCGCACGACCCGGCGGACGTGCTCGCGGACCTGCGATCGCGCGCCACCCGCTTCGAAACCGCGGCCGACGAGATCGAGGATCGCTGGAGTCGGCCGGACATCGAGGATCACAGGGTCAGTATCGTCAAGCGGCTCGATACGGTCCTGACGCAGACGGACGAGTTGATCCGGTCGGCCACGAACCAGGTCCAGATCGGCCTGACGCCCGCCCAGTTCGCCGACCTCTCGGACGCGCTCGCGGTGGCCACCGGGAACGGCGTCGACGTCAAGGTCTGCCTGTTCCCGGCGCTGGACGGGAACCCGGAACTCCCGTCGGTCGACGAACTGTCCCGGACGTGTACGGAAGCGCGGTACCGCGACATCCCCTCGCCGTTTCTCGCGCTGGTCGATCGATCGTGGACGTGTTTCTCGCCGCACGGCAACTCGACGAACGAGTACGGCGTTATCGTCAACGACCGAACCCACTCGTACGTCTTCCACTGGTACTTCCTGACCTGCCTCTGGGAGGTCCAGGAGACGATCTACTCGGCCCGCCGCGAGGAGCCGCCGCTCACCTACGTCGACCTCCGGCAGTGTCTTCAGGAGGTCATGCCGCTGCTCGAGGACGACCGGAAAATCGAGGCGACGATCCACGGCTTCGCGACGGACACGGGCCGCGAGGTAACCCGACACGGAACGATCGTCGACGCCACGTACGCCGGCATCTCCGCGAGCGACGATCGGGCGACGCCCCTCTCGCAGCTGGCCGGTCAGGCTTCACTGACGGTCGTCGACGACGACGAGAGCTTCACCGTCGGCGGCTGGGGCGCGATGATCGAGGACTACGAGGCGGTGCGGATCACGATCGAGTCGATCGAGTGA
- a CDS encoding extracellular solute-binding protein yields MSERYSQGNENEGSSVSRRTFVKAAGAGGAAVGLAGCIYGNESSDDSVVWGFDPNAANEIGDEIVELVQNSGADGVDVRLQPGDEDTGARRETYTNLLEAGESQPDLFLMDNGWVNIFIQRGHIANLSEELDDDELSTVEDEYFEAFTATTRDPDNDDLYGVPMFPDYPTMQYRKDYAREAGYGESDFETWATEPMTWQEWAEITQEIVDASDAEYGLATQWDQYEGTSCCTWNEVMSSFGGAYFGGRDNLFGPVGDRPVTVDEPEFIEGLQMMRTFVADEADEHTLEDEYPLGVATPDITSWAEEDAREAILNGQAAMQRNWPYAINLNTSDADDPIPVEDYGAMPIPYAVTEDEANQPGTGGTTSALGGWHLVLNPNSERKEEALEVIRATMTDDFNLGMWDLWGWIPPKPALFDTDEVKQAEPMGNYMETLRVAGENAMARPVTSVWPDESSRIAEEVNLAVAGEKSPDDAAADLQEGLENIEAQG; encoded by the coding sequence ATGAGTGAGAGATACTCACAGGGGAACGAGAACGAAGGCTCGAGCGTCTCGCGACGAACGTTCGTCAAGGCAGCGGGGGCCGGTGGAGCAGCCGTCGGACTTGCAGGCTGTATCTACGGGAACGAATCGTCCGACGATTCCGTGGTCTGGGGATTCGACCCGAACGCGGCGAACGAAATCGGCGACGAGATCGTCGAACTAGTTCAGAACAGCGGCGCAGACGGGGTCGACGTTCGGCTGCAGCCCGGTGACGAAGATACGGGGGCCCGGCGAGAGACGTACACGAACCTGCTCGAGGCGGGCGAAAGCCAGCCGGATCTGTTCCTGATGGACAACGGGTGGGTGAACATCTTCATCCAGCGCGGTCACATCGCGAACCTGAGCGAAGAACTCGACGACGACGAACTCTCGACGGTCGAGGACGAATACTTCGAGGCGTTCACCGCGACGACCCGCGATCCGGACAACGACGATCTGTACGGCGTCCCGATGTTTCCGGACTACCCGACGATGCAGTACCGCAAGGACTACGCGCGGGAAGCCGGTTACGGCGAGAGCGACTTCGAGACGTGGGCCACCGAGCCGATGACCTGGCAGGAGTGGGCCGAGATCACTCAAGAGATCGTCGACGCTTCCGACGCGGAATACGGACTCGCAACCCAGTGGGACCAGTACGAGGGGACGTCCTGTTGTACGTGGAACGAGGTCATGTCCTCGTTCGGCGGCGCCTACTTCGGCGGGCGCGACAACCTGTTCGGACCCGTCGGCGATCGCCCGGTGACGGTCGACGAACCGGAGTTCATCGAAGGGCTCCAGATGATGCGCACGTTCGTCGCCGACGAAGCGGACGAACACACGCTCGAGGACGAGTACCCGCTCGGCGTCGCCACCCCGGACATCACCTCCTGGGCGGAAGAAGACGCGCGCGAGGCCATTCTCAACGGGCAGGCAGCCATGCAGCGCAACTGGCCCTACGCCATCAACCTGAACACCTCCGACGCGGACGATCCGATCCCGGTCGAGGACTACGGCGCGATGCCGATTCCGTACGCCGTGACCGAAGACGAGGCCAACCAGCCGGGTACCGGCGGGACGACGTCTGCTCTCGGCGGCTGGCACCTGGTGCTTAATCCCAACTCCGAACGCAAGGAAGAAGCGCTCGAGGTCATCCGTGCGACGATGACTGACGATTTCAACCTCGGAATGTGGGACCTCTGGGGCTGGATCCCGCCGAAGCCCGCCCTCTTCGATACTGACGAAGTCAAGCAGGCCGAACCGATGGGCAATTACATGGAAACGCTCCGTGTCGCCGGGGAGAACGCGATGGCACGTCCCGTGACGTCGGTCTGGCCGGACGAGTCCAGCCGCATCGCGGAAGAAGTCAACCTCGCAGTCGCAGGAGAAAAGAGTCCAGACGACGCTGCCGCCGATCTCCAGGAAGGGCTTGAAAATATCGAAGCACAAGGATGA
- a CDS encoding carbohydrate ABC transporter permease has translation MSTEDRTTGPTRQSNRSGPVVAITRWMENLGETGFAYLLLSPVMLLLGAVALYPLLRTFELSMYQNVLTNPEFVGFENYVQMFTGAADPRFPGSTTFLPGVSTSGSFPFVHFDGLLRSALAVTLIFTVVSVFFETLIGFGQALVLDQDFRGRRWVRAAIIIPWAIPIVIQGMIFYLMFHPTAGFLVEPLADWGLVAPTNTLNDPISSLLIITVADIWKTSAFMALLILAGLQSIDRSLYDVAKVAGATKWQEFKLITFPLVLPALGVAILFRTIDAMRIYGLIDSVSGCTTVPSLSCMVVATFNTNRGLASAIAFVTAGIIGIAVLGVIYQQYKEGL, from the coding sequence ATGAGTACCGAAGATAGGACGACCGGTCCCACACGACAATCGAACCGATCGGGGCCGGTCGTCGCGATCACGCGCTGGATGGAGAACCTCGGCGAGACAGGGTTCGCCTACCTGCTGTTGTCGCCGGTGATGCTCCTGCTGGGAGCGGTCGCGCTGTATCCGCTTTTGCGGACGTTCGAGCTGTCGATGTACCAGAACGTCCTCACTAACCCGGAGTTCGTCGGGTTCGAGAACTACGTGCAAATGTTCACTGGCGCGGCCGATCCGCGGTTCCCCGGATCGACCACGTTCCTCCCGGGTGTCAGCACCAGCGGTAGCTTCCCGTTCGTCCACTTCGACGGGTTGCTCCGGAGCGCGCTCGCAGTGACGCTCATCTTCACCGTCGTGAGCGTCTTCTTCGAGACGCTCATCGGCTTCGGGCAGGCGCTGGTGTTGGACCAGGACTTCCGTGGCCGCCGGTGGGTCCGCGCCGCGATCATCATCCCGTGGGCGATTCCGATCGTCATCCAGGGTATGATCTTCTATCTGATGTTCCACCCGACCGCCGGGTTCCTCGTGGAACCGCTGGCGGACTGGGGACTCGTCGCGCCGACCAATACCCTCAACGATCCGATAAGTTCGCTGTTGATCATCACGGTCGCGGACATCTGGAAGACGTCGGCGTTCATGGCGTTGCTCATCCTCGCCGGCCTCCAGAGCATCGATCGGAGCCTCTACGACGTGGCGAAAGTCGCCGGCGCGACCAAGTGGCAGGAATTCAAGCTGATCACGTTCCCGCTGGTCCTGCCGGCGCTCGGCGTCGCAATCCTGTTCCGGACGATCGACGCGATGCGGATCTACGGGCTCATCGACTCGGTGTCGGGTTGTACGACCGTTCCGTCGCTGTCGTGTATGGTCGTCGCGACGTTCAACACGAACCGCGGCCTCGCGTCCGCGATCGCGTTCGTCACGGCCGGAATCATCGGTATCGCCGTGCTGGGCGTCATCTACCAGCAGTACAAGGAGGGACTCTGA